A window from Peromyscus eremicus chromosome 1, PerEre_H2_v1, whole genome shotgun sequence encodes these proteins:
- the LOC131924912 gene encoding carcinoembryonic antigen-related cell adhesion molecule 1-like, producing MELTSAPLHKGQVFWRRLLLTASILTSWTSATPDYYGPSVPIEAVPPHVAEGDNLLIRIPNIGKATISWFRELGFGTLEWARLAQFSKSKGVYWKGEQYTDRHKIYDNGSMFIQNISNANGGKYDVFIHLDDRRVMLFATGIVHVYRELPLPFIQFNTTTLKELDPVFLTCSFHIPHYNALRYNSIRWLLNGQSLELTNRMKLSQKNSTLTIDPVIRKDSGEYQCELYNSQSSKRSNVIQLDIIVSPTTAQVTVEAVPPHVAEGDNVLLLVHNLPATLQAFYWYRRETDVERNKIAGYLMFSNIKNTGPAYSGREMIYPNGSLLLQKATQKDAGAYMLYMVTENFNFRSASLQIRVHKTVTTLSIQVTNTTLKELDSVFLACFSNELETSISWFFNAISIYWLFNGQMLGLTNRMKLSQNNSTLRIYPVRREDSGNYQCRVSNPASSKRSNHIRLRILPSPTTAQVTVEAVPPHLAEGKNVLLLVHTPKKTVHSFYWHKGESAVKRNVIAQFLISNNTNETGPAYSGREMMYPNGSLFFQNVTQKDAGIYLVFMIMENFHVMRASVQFTVHPK from the exons ATGGAGCTCACCTCAGCCCCTCTCCACAAAGGACAGGTCTTCTGGAGGAGACTCCTGCTCACAG cCTCAATTTTAACCTCCTGGACTTCTGCCACCCCTGACTATTATGGACCATCTGTCCCTATTGAAGCAGTTCCACCCCATGTTGCTGAAGGGGACAACCTTCTTATACGTATCCCTAATATAGGAAAAGCTACCATTTCCTGGTTCAGAGAATTAGGATTCGGGACCCTTGAGTGGGCTAGACTTGCACAATTTTCAAAATCCAAAGGAGTATATTGGAAAGGGGAACAATACACAGATCGACATAAAATATACGACAATGGATCCATGTTCATCCAGAATATTTCTAATGCAAATGGAGGAAAATACGATGTATTCATACACCTTGATGATAGGAGAGTAATGCTTTTTGCAACTGGGATCGTGCATGTATACA GGGAGTTACCTTTACCCTTCATCCAATTCAACACCACCACACTCAAAGAACTGGATCCTGTGTTCCTGACCTGCTCCTTTCATATTCCACACTACAATGCCTTGAGATATAACTCCATCCGATGGCTCCTCAATGGCCAGAGTTTAGAGCTCACAAACAGGATGAAGCTGTCCCAGAAGAACAGCACCCTCACCATAGACCCTGTCATTAGGAAGGATTCTGGAGAGTACCAGTGTGAGCTCTACAATTCTCAGAGTTCCAAGAGGAGTAATGTCATCCAGCTGGACATAATAG TCTCTCCCACCACTGCCCAAGTCACTGTTGAAGCAGTTCCGCCCCACGTTGCTGAAGGGGACAATGTCCTTCTACTTGTCCACAATCTGCCAGCGACACTCCAAGCCTTTTACTGGTACAGGAGAGAAACTGATGTTGAGAGGAATAAAATTGCAGGATATCTAATGTTCAGTAATATAAAAAACACAGGCCCTGCATACAGCGGCAGAGAGATGATATACCCCAATGGATCCTTGCTCTTGCAGAAAGCCACTCAGAAAGATGCAGGAGCCTACATGCTTTACATGGTAACAGAAAACTTTAATTTTAGGAGTGCATCCTTGCAGATCCGAGTACACA AGACAGTGACTACACTCTCGATCCAAGTCACCAACACTACACTCAAAGAACTGGACTCTGTGTTCCTGGCCTGCTTCTCAAATGAATTAGAGACCTCCATCAGTTGGTTCTTCAATGCTATCTCCATCTATTGGCTCTTCAATGGCCAGATGCTGGGGCTCACAAACAGGATGAAGCTGTCCCAGAACAACAGCACCCTCCGAATATACCCTGTCAGGAGAGAAGATTCAGGGAACTATCAGTGTAGGGTCTCCAATCCAGCCAGTTCCAAAAGGAGTAACCACATCCGGCTGCGCATATTAC cCTCTCCCACCACTGCCCAAGTCACTGTTGAAGCAGTTCCGCCCCACCTTGCTGAAGGGAAGAATGTTCTTCTACTTGTCCACACTCCAAAAAAGACAGTCCATTCATTTTACTGGCACAAGGGAGAAAGTGCTGTTAAGAGGAATGTAATTGCACAATTTTTAATATCCAATAATACAAATGAAACAGGGCCTGCATACAGTGGCAGAGAGATGATGTACCCCAATGGATCCTTGTTCTTCCAGAATGTCACTCAGAAAGATGCTGGAATCTATTTGGTATTTATGATAATGGAAAACTTCCATGTTATGAGAGCATCTGTGCAGTTCACTGTACACCCCAAGTAA